The proteins below come from a single Fusobacterium nucleatum genomic window:
- a CDS encoding TonB-dependent receptor: MKKLLVLLTILSSIASFAEDTIELNQTTVKGSPRNADYSLIPKEQKNTFVITQERIREKNYKNVEDILRDAPGVVVQNTAFGPRIDMRGSGEKSLSRVKVLVDGISINPTEETMASLPINAIPVETIKKIEIIPGGGATLYGSGSVGGVVSISTNSNVTRNNFFMDLNYGSYDNRNFGFAGGYNFNKNLYVNYGFSYLNSEDYREHEEKENKIYLLGFDYKINAKNRFRFQTRFSDIKQDGTNQVSVEELKNERKKAGLRLDLHTEDKSYTFDYEYRPTQDLTLTASLYKQEQDRNIDTESIDDIKIIASNRKHTWIKQEMNFYDIKSKMKAKFEEDKKGIKLKAKYDYNLIGDIPSETIIGYDYQTSTNKRDSFVQSETLKTYNNGYMDIQLDQADRLPIINKINMRMRKQSHGAYIFNKWGLTNNFDMTTGFRFEKTKYDGYRENGPNIMPFVKSEIKRIETNRELDNYSGEVGFLYKYNDTGRVFTRYERGFVTPFANQLTDKIHDTELKNPDAGFFIPPVVNVASKYVDNNLKSEKTDTVELGFRDYILGSTVATSFFITDTADEITLISSGVTNPAVNRWKYRNIGKTRRMGIEFEAEQHYGKFRFNQSLTYVNAKVRKANKEARIFKGDRVPMVPRLKATLGIKYDFTDRFAVFLNYTYIAKQETRELRANEELDKDDKIIKHTIKGHGTVDIGFIKRPDNYSTIKIGAKNIFSNKYNLRETSLEALPAPERNYYLELNVRF; encoded by the coding sequence ATGAAAAAATTATTAGTCTTACTTACTATATTATCTTCAATAGCTAGTTTTGCAGAAGATACAATAGAACTTAATCAAACAACTGTAAAAGGAAGTCCAAGAAATGCTGATTATTCTCTTATTCCCAAAGAACAAAAAAATACTTTTGTAATTACCCAAGAAAGAATTAGAGAAAAAAATTATAAAAATGTAGAAGATATATTAAGAGATGCACCAGGAGTTGTCGTGCAAAATACGGCTTTTGGTCCAAGAATAGATATGAGAGGTAGTGGTGAAAAATCATTAAGTAGAGTTAAAGTCTTAGTTGATGGTATCAGTATCAATCCTACTGAGGAAACTATGGCAAGTTTACCAATCAATGCTATCCCTGTAGAAACAATAAAAAAGATAGAAATAATACCTGGGGGGGGGGCAACTTTATATGGTAGTGGTTCTGTTGGTGGAGTTGTAAGTATATCAACAAATTCAAATGTTACTAGAAACAATTTTTTTATGGACTTAAACTATGGTTCTTATGATAATAGAAACTTTGGTTTTGCAGGAGGATATAATTTCAATAAAAATCTATATGTAAACTATGGTTTTAGCTATTTAAATAGTGAAGATTATAGAGAACATGAAGAAAAAGAAAATAAAATTTATTTACTTGGATTTGATTATAAGATAAATGCAAAAAATAGATTTAGATTTCAAACTAGATTTAGTGATATAAAACAAGATGGGACTAACCAAGTTTCAGTAGAAGAATTAAAAAATGAAAGAAAAAAAGCAGGACTTAGACTAGATTTACATACAGAAGATAAAAGCTATACTTTTGATTATGAATATAGACCAACACAAGATTTAACTTTAACAGCAAGTTTATATAAACAAGAACAAGATAGAAATATAGATACAGAAAGTATAGATGATATAAAGATTATAGCTTCAAATAGAAAACATACTTGGATAAAACAAGAAATGAATTTTTATGATATAAAATCTAAAATGAAAGCAAAATTTGAAGAAGATAAAAAAGGAATAAAATTAAAGGCTAAATATGATTACAATTTGATAGGAGATATACCAAGTGAAACTATAATTGGTTATGACTATCAAACATCAACAAATAAAAGAGACTCTTTTGTACAATCTGAAACTTTAAAAACATATAATAATGGTTATATGGATATACAATTAGATCAAGCTGACAGATTACCAATTATAAATAAGATTAACATGAGAATGAGAAAACAATCTCATGGAGCATATATATTCAATAAATGGGGATTAACAAATAATTTTGATATGACAACTGGTTTTAGATTTGAAAAAACAAAATATGATGGATATAGAGAAAATGGTCCAAATATTATGCCATTTGTAAAATCTGAAATAAAAAGAATAGAAACAAATAGAGAATTAGATAATTATTCTGGTGAAGTTGGATTTTTATATAAATATAATGATACTGGAAGAGTGTTTACAAGGTATGAAAGAGGATTTGTAACTCCATTTGCAAATCAACTTACAGATAAAATACATGATACAGAATTAAAAAATCCAGATGCAGGATTTTTCATTCCACCAGTTGTAAATGTGGCATCTAAATATGTTGATAATAATTTAAAATCTGAAAAAACTGATACAGTAGAGTTAGGATTCAGAGATTATATTTTAGGTTCAACAGTCGCTACATCTTTTTTCATAACAGATACAGCAGATGAAATAACTTTGATTAGTTCAGGTGTAACAAATCCAGCAGTAAATAGATGGAAATATAGAAATATAGGAAAGACAAGAAGAATGGGGATTGAATTTGAGGCTGAGCAACATTATGGCAAGTTTAGATTTAATCAATCATTAACTTATGTCAATGCAAAAGTAAGGAAAGCTAATAAGGAAGCAAGAATATTTAAAGGTGATAGAGTTCCTATGGTTCCAAGATTAAAGGCAACATTAGGAATAAAATATGATTTTACTGATAGATTTGCTGTTTTTCTAAATTATACTTATATTGCTAAACAAGAAACAAGAGAACTTAGAGCGAATGAAGAATTGGATAAAGATGATAAAATTATAAAACATACAATAAAAGGTCATGGAACTGTAGATATAGGATTTATAAAAAGACCTGACAATTATTCAACTATAAAAATAGGGGCTAAAAATATATTTTCTAATAAATATAATTTAAGAGAAACAAGTTTAGAAGCTTTACCAGCACCTGAAAGAAATTATTATTTAGAATTGAATGTAAGATTCTAA